The DNA sequence AGACTACATTGAACAACCACCACATCATATGTATTCACAGTACCATCAACACCCCCATTACCAAGACTATGACCACTATCCGAACCCTTACGGTGCCTATATGGGCTACGCCGCGGGAGCTGAAAGACCCCCCACTCCACCTAGTCCTAGTGAACATAGTGTTGACCCCTCTCCTTTGCCTCTGACGTCTCAGCCTAATGCTGCCTACGTTGGTTCAGGTTACGATGAACTACCTGAACACTACAGGGTCACTCCATCACCCGGTGGACCGATAGGTATAGATCCCTACCAAGATGATTCCGCCGTAGTGTATGGTTATGTTTCACCCTCTCCTTATGGCACTGCGCCTAGTCTTTCTAGACCTTATGTAGATAGTATTAATGGACCTGTACCAGTAGGAGCCACCATGAGATTGTTTGAGGACGAGGATCTTCAAAAGCATGTCAGTAAGATGTCCCTGCACGGTCACAATGTTGGACTGACCCATGATAGGGCACATAATATAGCTTCTCCTGGTAGTATTGGCGGAGACGAAGATCAAAGGGGCATGCGTTGGCGTGATCCCAATCTTACTGAAGTCATTGGATTCCTCAACAACCCAAACAATGTGATTAAAGCCAATGCGGCAGCCTATTTACAACATCTGTGTTATATGGATGATCCTAACAAACAAAAAACGAGAGCTCTAGGCGGCATACCCCCTTTAGTTAAATTATTGTGTCATGACAGTATTGAGGTGTATAGGAACTCTTGCGGAGCTTTAAGAAATTTGTCTTATGGCAGACAAAACGACGAAAACAAAAGAGCCATTAAGAACGCAGGCGGTATTCCTGCTCTGATCAATTTATTACGAAGATCAAATGAGGCTGAAATAAAGGAACTGGTCACTGGTGTCATCTGGAACATGTCATCGTGTGAAGACCTCAAGAGAAACATAATAGACGACGGAGTAATAACCATTGTTACTTTTATTATAATTCCACATTCCGGCTGGGATCCACAAGGAAATCACGGGGAGACTTGTTGGTCCACAGTATTCAGAAACGCATCTGGTGTCCTAAGAAATGTCAGTTCTGCTGGAGAATATGCTAGAAAAAAATTAAGAGAGTGTGAAGGTTTAGTTGATGCATTACTTTTTGTTGTGCGCTGTGCCATAGATAAGTCAAATATAGGCAATAAAATTGTAGAAAATTCTGTGTGCATTCTACGTAATCTGTCGTATCGATGTCAAGAGGTTGAGGATCCAAACTATGATAAGAATCCTTTACCAACTCAAACTAGGGTGGCCGCTACCTCATCTAAAGGTAAGTTTAtactattataatatttatttaatagtaGTCTTCCAACACTAACACTAAAACATGATAAATTTATagcgtttatttatttaaccgtacaaatatatttattagacTAAATCTAATTACCTTGATATTATAGTCCCCTCATTTTATCGGCATATTTCTAGAATTCCGTGGAACTCTCGCGACGTCAGAACAGCTGTAGACCTCGATCAATAGCCTCATGTTCGTATAAATCTCCCAGTTGTATAAAAGTGGCAAGTGACGTTTTTCGCTCCGCACCGGTAACCATGCGGTTACAGACTAACGCCTGTACAATTGTGTCTAAATCTTTCTTCCGCCATATTTCGGACAACCCTTCAACTTGGAGTTTCAAAGTTTCTTCGGAAGCTGGAACAAACTTCCCTCGAAAGATGGATGCCATTCATTGTGTCTTTAATACTGGCCGGAAAGTAGTCATCTAGAAGTGCAAGTAGgccttgcttttcttcagtggtaataCCATGTCTTGCCTTACTGGTACCTCCATATGtccccatgaattcctcaaattCCTGAGGTCAGGCACTTCTTTAACTTGGTTTATTTCCATGTCTTCATCTAATTCGTAGTCTTCGAatgacgccagccggttatggtgtactatcattgTTTTCCCTTGGGAATCTTGCTTATTAGGTAGACATCTTCTCGGACCTTTCCAGAACTGCTGCAAGTTGGAAGAACAACTCTTTCGCTTATTTAGATTATCGAGCTCGACTTTATCATTCTTCTTAAAATTTAAACATCCCTTTTCGGTTTGGATATCGTAACGTTTTTTCATTCTATCTctagcgatctgaagatgggaacggaccaactcgtgtatatcgtccattcttttttcgtaattcgatcacataatcttcaccggTTACGTCTTCTCCAAGTCGACATCTAAACTCTAGATCGCAAGGTAGTCACATCTCACGTGCAAACAGTACTTTTGCTGGTGTTTGGCTGACATTAACAGCGGATCTGTAGGCCGGAAGAACGGAAGGTACTGATCCCAGTCTTTTCTGGTGATTGGATATCATTTTTgccaaatacttgccaactgtcttATTCATTTGCTAGTCCTTCCGAAGTTTCTTCCTTGGTCACTACGGATCTCCAAAGACACCCCAAATCGGCTGATGTACTCTTTGATCAACATATCTGCAATGGTCTGGAATTGCGTAGATCTCGACCCACTTCTTGAAGTTATCCATCACGACCAACATGTACTTGCAACCATTTTCATTTTCAGGAAATGGCTCGGCATTGTCCAAATATATTCTTTCGAACGGACTTCCAACATTGTATTGTCTTATAGGAGCTTTTCTTTTTCGGTAAGgtccgttactcgtggcacaggtagtacatttcttacaccagtcctttATATCTtgggaactgttcatccaataaaaccgttcccgaattcttTGAATATTTATTTACACTGAAATGCCTTCCTGAtagactgtcgtgtaactgatgaagtacttcggctattctgctctttgaaATCACCAAGTATGTTCTCTTCTCGGAACcatcatcattttccagtactcgcTTAATCAAGCCGCTTCTATGATAAAGGAGTTCGTTCCACTGGTCCAATACTGGTCGACGGTTGtattctttccattttcgaattttctgtaaaaCTGGatctttctcttgttcttctctgatcttagtaggcgtccactTCTAGAGAGAGATTCAGCGTGCCTATGCCTAACTCCGACCCgatgctcaatcttaaaatcgtattcttggagttgTTCAATTCATCTgtctatctgaccctctggattcttcaACTGCATTATCCACTTGGGCGCCATAGTccgttcggattaaaaacttccttccatagagatGTAGATAAAAGTAGAAAGTTGTAGAATTGTATAATATAGACTAACCCCTAATAAAATACTAACTCCTAATAATATATTCGTAGAAAAATATTCTAGAAAAGAGCGAAGTTTGCATCCCGGACTGGTAGGATCATGAGTCACGTAGATTTCAACTTAGAGTCACAATTTCGGAATTTCTCTGAGCTTCTACTACCAGCAACAGTTCATGACTCAATCTCGATTCTAGAATCTCCATGTCCGTCTTAAGCTACAATATTAAGTAAGAAAAGATCAGaatcaattttaaaataagaGTATTAGACGAGGTTTGTAGAACAACAAACTTTGTGGCTTTTGAAACATTAGATTGGGGGACCCTGTCCGCCCTTTTCCATTTTCTTCTTGATCTTCGTCTATATTTTGTCCATTGTTTTCAGCCATTTGTCTTGTTAACTTTTAGAGTTTAATTATTCTTATGTGTTGATACCAGCTCAAAAGTGAAGGAGACATGTTGAAAGTATGACAGGACATGAATATCAAAAGTTCCAGACAAGATTTTCACAAGGATTTATGTCGGAAAATTACTTTAAATGTGTTGTTAATTATTCATACTTATATGTGTATTTATGTTATGAAAATATTAATGTGTCTTATAATTTATGTATTTTGAGTTAATAAACTACTACTACAGCTCCTACGTGGCCGAAATGTATTCAACATGTTATAAAAAAAGAACACCAAAAATGTGGATACACCTTTACTTGTACAGAAGGTTTATTCTGAAAAACTGTTAGTAATGCTATAATTAGCAGTATTGATTATAATAGATCCCTGCTGGACCTCTATTATATTATCTAATTCCCACATTTTTGGTTCTACCTGTAATACAACATGTAAcgcatttttgccattttttttttgagttaaCGGTTGGACACAGCCTCGCTAAATAATTTTGTTACATCTGGGAATTTTAGGTCGTGTTTTTGGCGGCTacgaaaattttttatattagttCCTCATATAAGTTCGATGGGATTTAACTCACAATGATTTGGAACTAGTCTCAAAACACGGTTTTTACTTTTAGCCATTTCGTCAACTATATATTTATCATAAAATTTCTTATGTTCCTTGACAATTGCTAATAGTTGCACTTTGAGAAGCAAAGAGAATAGATAAGGATAGCGACACGACACAGCCACCAATCACGCATCCAACTCTGTTTACTTTGAGCTCGTCTTGAATCTGAACAGACTTTATAAACAAGTATACCtggcaaaaaatttaaaagaacagCAAACGAAGCTTTGGAAAAACTGAACCAAACTATGGAAACTATTCTTGAAAGACCAGAAATAATCACAAATGAATTTTAATGCCTATAACACAAGGCAAAGTGGAAGAAGCTCTAACGAAAGTGAAAAATAGAAAGGTTCCATGGAAAGATGGAATAGCAAAGAGCTCATAAAACCTGGCGGACCATAGTTAATCCATCAGTTACCAATCATGTTTAATAAAGTCATAAGATTATGACAAATATCTGGGGTATACAGAAAATCAGTATTATGATTCCACTTTGTAAGAAAGTCGAAGAAAAAACTACCTCagaaattatagaggaataaacCTGTTAAGTTCAATTTTTAAACTCATAACAAGAGTACTAACGAGTATAAGGTGAATAGTTGAAAAATCTCCAGAATCCTACAGAAACAAACAAGCCTACATGTGCTTCGTCGATctagaaaaggcatttgatagactGCGACTATCAGGCGCTATACATCTACTATATAATAGACAAGTACCATTGGATGTCATAAAACTGATATAAAAGATATACGTAACACACTGACAGACAGAACTGAAGTAGAGGTTCGGGCAGAAACAACAGAACCCATTGAAATAACAACAAGAATCAGACAGGGATtccacataaataaaaaaatatattatccagATGACGCAGACCTGATAGCGAACAATTAAGACTACTTACAGAGAATTCTAAACCATTTCAACATGAAGGCTAAggaattcaatatatatatatatatatatatatatatatatatatatatatatatatatatatatatatatatatatatatatataaatagaaacTTTTCTATTTCCTGTGTTTTTCGGTCTGTTGTAAATAAAACAacttaattattgcttaaacgtttcggcaaatttgccattttcaataagcactttattttataaacattaaattaTAGAATTACATTTCTTgtttacactttttaaaagtttaacatgcattaaaaaattggtatctgacattgacagatgacatctggcagggATCTTAAAATAGGAGTGGTTCGGGGTCGTAATTAAATAtgtgcatttaaaaacaactcaatttattatattatgatacatattggaaagatctttgacatcaaagatcacaaagataAGTTAcccgagataagtcaccaatatagaatagagaaggctaggagtgcattcaacaacatggccaaactgtTTAAAAgtcacaaccttaatctggaaataaaagtaaggctcctacgatgttatatcttctcgatattatactacagAGTTGAATCCtagacactcactgaagcgatggagaaaaaacttaaagccttcgagatgtggatatacagaagaatcctaggAAAGAAAGAAACATacgtgatgtatacgattaaaaggagaaagttagaatatctcggacacataatgagaaacggcactaaatacagatgactgaaaataatccttcaaggcaaagtattcggaaagcgaggaattgggagaagaagaatatcatgattaaaaaacctgaggaaatggttctccacaacaacaactactCTATTTAAAgtatcagttaataaaataattatagccagaatgatcgccaatattcgaaacgaataagcaccaaaagaagaaaaagaagtcacCAATCGGAAGCAGAAGGATAGGTTGGTTCAGCTTGAAAGAGATGAAAAGACAATATTCCAATAGAAAAAGAGGCAATGCTGAAGAAAAACAGTTATTGTGTCAAAGTAGAAGAAAATTTTGCGCTGTACTCTCTTAATCATACAAAAAGTGACAACTACAAGTTTTCAATCTTGTTctgttttttataataatttttatctgCATCTAGTAATTTCTTTATCATTCTGTTAATTATAGTAACATTCTGTtaattttaaggtgaaaatttgGGCTGCTTCGGTGgaagtaaaaagaaaaaagacagtCAGTCCTCAGACACAAAGGAAAACAATTTTTCCGCGGGAGCCCCAGGCAGTATGTCTAGCGCGAGCGCTAGAGGAGATCCAGTTAGAGGGATGGAGCTTCTCTGGCAACCAGAAGTAGTGCAATCTTATTTAGCTTTATTGCAAAGTTGTTCAAATCCAGAAACTCTGGAGGCGGCAGCTGGAGCCCTTCAAAATTTGGCAGCTTGTTACTGGCAACCTAGTATAGAGATTCGAGCGGCAGTACGCAAGGAGAAAGGTCTCCCAATATTGGTGGAGCTCCTGCGTATGGAGGTGGATAGGGTGGTATGTGCAGTGGCTACAGCACTTAGGAACCTTGCCATTGATCAACGCAACAAAGAGCTCATAGGAAAGTACGCCATGAGAGATCTTGTCCAAAAACTTCCGTCGGGAAACACACAGCACGATCAGGGCACCTCTGACGACACCATAGCTGCTGTCTTAGCCACCTTAAacgaagttattaaaaagaacgCTGAATTCTCCAGATCTCTACTAGAGGCAGGTGGTGTAGAAAGACTGATGACTATTACAAGGCAACGACAGAAATATACTCCGAGGGTACTAAAATTCGCTGGACAAGTCCTGTTCACGATGTGGCAACACCAAGATTTGCGGGACGTTTACAAAAAGCACGGCTGGAAAGAACAAGATTTTGTTACAAAAACAGTGGCTGCACGCAACGCTGGACCTAATTCACCGAACAATGCCAACAGTACTTTAAACCGCCCGATGGCTTCACAAAGTGGAACAAGATATGAGGATAGAACAATGAAACGCACCACTGCGGGAAACAGGGGCGCTGGCGTCTTCCAAagggtaagttttatttttaataggcTGATTATAGTATCAAGTCTTATTCACAGCTTTCTTTTTGCTTCGAACTTATTGATGTACAAAAGATATAAAGTTCAAGTCAAACCTTTCCTTCAGTGCGTCattaattttgacgtcatataggattttaagaatgtcgcgAATctttgcatgacattttagttaaatctgaaaGTTGCCAGAATCGTAATCAGCTAAATATGAAAAGGTTATTGCTTCtaaaacttttattacaatttgaaataaaaacaaatcgATAGTTTTGATTGTGTTTATAAAAAGTTCTGTTCTTTGATTTATACAGTTGTATAGATTGGAAGTCTCTGGAATTAAGGAGGGATTGTGCAACAGCGATATATAAGTATTACACAATTGGACAGATGCTCaggtattttaaataaaataaattttaatgttcCATCATATAACAATcgcatattaaaagaaaatacgtGGAAAACGTTTTAAATCATATACAACTATACAACATCCATAGTAGTAATACTTTAAGATATTTCCTCAATATCTTTCCTGCATTTACAATCCGACTCAGAATCTGATTACGGGGTATATGTGGCTGTCATGAATTATTTTTTCTGTCTTCcagtattcatttatattttctgCATGCCCTACatatttcttccatttttctGGTCTTACCTTAAATTTAACCACAATTATCCAATTATTATTTAAGAATTACCTGTTGTAATGATTCTTTTCAAATACTTAATACAGTACTTTCCTTTACACTACCTGCAGAAGTTATTTTAGCATCATAATATCTTTTAGGATCAGACCAAACATTTTTATGATCAGACCAAAACAAATATAACGTcatttattaaatgttttatgTCTTAATACATACTTGAAAACTTTATCTGGTAAATGTTTCTTTACAATCTCCATTAATTCAAGTTTCATCATTGTTGTTGAAAAATCTATATGCCTCTCTTCTAACCATTCTATTAAAGAGTGTGGTCCAACTTTTGCAATGTTTTATATCCACATGTGACTgttctattaaatattttctgtttgaaaaatttcaatttaaccatcTGAATTGGAAATCTTTTAAAACCTTATCCAGTCAAGTGGTAGaaatgttaatttatttatctttcagttatttatatatatatatatatatatatatatatatatatatatatatatatataaatatatatatatatatatatatatatatatatattatatatatatatatatatatatatatatatatatatatatatctttcagTTTTTCTTGGAGGGTATGAAAGGTAACATGCTggcctaaaattaaaaaattaacaagAAAAGATGTAAAGACACTAGTGATATTTCAGTAGTGTTATGATGGCAAAACATATTGTCTGCTTTTTTTTCAGAGTAAAACAATTACATCTGTATATCTAGTGAATTCACAATATCAGAAAATTAATCTCAAGGAACAATTATTTCTAGCATGCAATAAGCTGTCATTAATAGAATTTTCCACAGCAAATGTTCCTGAAAGGCATTCATTGTATTGTTaccaaaaatataatcttctatgAATTGAACTAACTACTTTTCTTTAAAatcaaatgaatattttaatacaaacCTTCACTAAACATTCTACATGCACGAGTTCTGATGATATCTTCATATTTATGGTTAATATAGGTTAGCACATACTGAATTACTTATTGCCGCAGAATAGCTAAAAATCTGTTTGAATACCTTCATTTGATAATCGTCGTACCGTTTGTAACGATACTCCTAACACCCCGGCGACGCgataaaatatagaatatttacaatagtattattatttttaaaataatttaaaagttactTCAAGAATGTCAGAAACTGGAAATAAAGTTGTTCTTGCCtccttttctaattgaaaataatctagtaatattaatattagtttttttttcagtatatcttggcatatttaaaatattttaatgaaaaaaaaaatatatatataaaataaaattttcaccATACAATGTCAGAAAATACTAACTTGTATGACAATTATCACTTTACctgttgacattgtgaaagtactatCACGATCAAGTACTTTTTCGTCAAATTATCTTTATTCGGATCATTGATTGGTTATCGATAAattatgacgcactgaaagaagagTTTGGTATGAACTATATCTCTATTTTCTGATTATGCGTATTAGTCCACAATTTTACTGCTACCTAGCAAAATAATCTCTGCCAAccgttaaattaattttaattaaatttataatgcAATGTTGTCtaatatgttaatattttttagaatgaCGACATCCCCACAGCGGACATGCCGTATCCAGACAACCCAGCCGTCATGGGTCGATCGTACCCCCCCGGTCCAGGTCCAAACCCGCCACCAGTCAGTCATTAGGAAGGCAGGCGAAGTGCACACCCCTACACATCCGTGTCAATTGATTGCGTTTGGTGAAGGAGTTGCTCAAATTAGCAATACGTCGTCGAGTCTGCTGAAACGGCTGTTAAATAAACTCAAATTATTCTCGATGATCTAAATCTCTGGTAACCCTCGTGTAATTTCTCCATATTTATATTTGAGAAGGAAATATTAAACATAGTCACTTCCTCACTCGCATTTGCctattatttatctatggttaGCGATGCAAATCATCGAAAACATATTATAGGAACAGGCCTACAAACTACTTCCAATTGTTTAGCATTAAACCATTCAAATTCATATTTTCTTCGTCATTCGCTGCGGTCTtttagaaaaaacaataaaaaatttcatCAATTCAAAAATGTGTTTTACCAGGAAcgtttttttattcttatataaaTAGTGCAAACATCCAAAGACATATAGAACATCTGATATGACCCCTTTCATAATTAAGTATTCACTAATTCAATATTGCTTTTAAAACTTTCGTCTCTTCAAAAGAGCCAATTTCAAAAATATGTTATCCCTATTAAAGAATGctatatgaataaataaatattgcaactgtTTGGTGTCCAATAGATCTTCTAGGTGTACCAGTAAAAGCTTCTAACTGAAAAAAGAAAGGATAAACgctaaaaaatacagaaatatgTCGAAATTTACCACAACAAATATTCATCCAGTATTTTTCATGATATAATGTAATTGGATTATTCAAACCGTTCCCGTATactattacaacaaataaaatcGTAACGTTGTCAAACGCCATTATTCAGTCAACATTTATCATATGCACAATTATCACAATGGTGACACTAAATGTTTTATCTAAAGAATTCCTTTACCCCTTGATGATGTGAGAATTGAGGATAACTAAATTTTTCGGCTGAAAATGACATTTTTCTGGACTCATATATGTAATTATATAATCTACTTGTCATATAAACCTTTAACTTCGATTTGCTATGTTAACGTAGTGGTATATGGGTTGCTATAAGTGTAATTAATTGTATAGGAcctattttttctgtttggcATATTATGTGTATAATAGATCTGGTTAATCAGGAAATGATCTGCAGTGTGCGATTTTGAGTTAAGTATTGATTTAATTGTGATAAAGTGACTAATAGGATTATTTCCAACTCTATGATATTTGGAAAATACCGTCATCACTTTATAATATTCTATATCGTTTTCTTCTCTTGCTTTTGAACCTCTCAATTATTTTCCTTAAATTGTAAACATTCTTCTTATCAGTTGTGTGTCTTACATTCACTGTAGATCTGAGCTTATTCACCGGATATGGTTCTTGTGTGATCTGAGTAAGACAGAAAAGAGTTCAAATCCTTTATAGATTTTATTCAGATTAGACACAAGTGATCCCATATTACGAATAAGCCATTTATCAGTCTGATATCCAGCCCAAATGAGGTGTTGCTCTAGCGAACATTCGGTGTTGCTAAGATGCACACGTTAAAATCTTGAGAAGCGGAACAGTCAGACGGAAGAATTTGGAAACTATATCGCCATGTTTGAAAATAAAGCTGAAATAACTCCATCCTAATTTAGCTTTCATTCCCTCGGTATGAAGAGGGAAATAGTTAACGCGGTAGATCTCAGCGTGAGCATTGTTCGCGATGATAGTACCTCATAATACGAGTATAAAAAACAATTATGTCACCTGAAAGATCAAAACGTGATTAGAATAAGTCAGTTGATACCATTGATTGATCAGTTATTAGTAATGTAATAATGATTGTTTTCAACAGTAATGTGAATAGTAATTAGATTAATTAGATCAGTGGCCAATTAATGGGTCAAATTAACCTTTTTAATGCCTCTTGATTTTTTAGATGTCATAATTGCTCTTATTATGGTCAGAGTATGAAGTCTTGCATCGCAGAGCTATTGCTGTGTGAAATACCAACTTCCTTGGACCACATTTCTAGTCTTTTTATATAATATGTTTTCTATGGTACAATTAAGCAATTTTGAGATACGTGGTAATACTGTTAAACGAAAGTAGGACATGGTTCTATTTGAATAATATCACTTACATAGCATTGTCGTAGAAAGTTTTTTTTGAAAACTATCTTTTCTAGATGCAGTGAAGATTTTATTGTTTATCACCTGAGTATTAGTTGttcattatattatttttaatattattgaattatatatacacttttattatACTTCGTTTCTTTTTTGTGTCCTTCTTTTACCATACTCTACTTTTATTGGTGTGACTAGAGAGAATTCTAAATATAAATGAGGATTTTCTTCTAACCAGTTAGAGCTGACAATTTTTTCACGTGAACTGTGCTGAGTTGATGAGAATTGTGAAAATAAAACAACTTCATCacaatacatatttatttaaactcAAAACCATATTCAGATCAAAACGCTAGAGACATTAAGTACCAACAATTTCAGACTTTTATCAGtcaatagaaaaacaaaaacctaACGACTAGATAAACTTTTAAGGAACAAAAATATCAGGCAAAACGGATACGTATTAACTGCGAGATTTGCGAAAACACAGAGGTTATTGCAAATGTATATTTAGTTCAGTCAGGCATAGAAACTGtggagaaataaaataaatagtgaAAAGTTTCTCACAAAATCATGTTAAGTAATAAACATGACAAAAAAAACTTCAATTGACGTTTCATTGCATTTACAATAATCCCGCGGTTCCTTGATATTATTGTTAAATGAATCACAGTAAATGTACGTATATAATTAAGTACCGAATGACTAGAAGAAACAAGAGAATATTATGTAAATACATCCTTAATATTTTGGAACTGTCTAATGGCGAGATCCACTGGTAACTGGAATTTGATCCCGGACAATGTGTCTAAACTTCTTAAACTGTCTTGGAACCCTAAAACAAATATCAATTAGATCAAATCTTATATTATCTAAATTAAAAACGCTGCAGAACATTTTCATTACGCTTGATCGAATCATTTCAATATGTTTGTTTGCCTTCTAATTCATTATTAAGGAAACATTAGTAAAGAAAACTGAGCAATTAATAGAAATGTTACATAAACTTTTAAACAAGATATGGACTGACGAAGAATTACCAAATAGACCAATCAAGTAAGTAAAAAATGAGCATTTTTTCGTCACAACTGTATAGACGGGTTTAACatttgaaatgtgtagtatgagatattacaaaaagacaTTATTTTACTCATAacatacaaaaaaagaaaaaaaaagacacaaAATGAAATCGGTTGAAcagtttttgcgaaatttaatttgtttataagatttttagacgtatactatatatatatatatatatatatatatatatatatatatatatatatatatatatatatatatatatatatatatataaggttcttgaactcctaagtggagcatatagcttcagtgaaaacgcgccatcgggttctattttgcgctaaggccttcacctcattccaagactttccttggcctcttatctcgtccatgatgga is a window from the Diabrotica undecimpunctata isolate CICGRU chromosome 10, icDiaUnde3, whole genome shotgun sequence genome containing:
- the p120ctn gene encoding catenin delta-2 isoform X2, which encodes MSASQLLDSCVRILQEQGPDMQHYKGPDVSSTLSDGVYHPHSNGQSEHSPNSSHMSVHSDEPLVRNQKQQTTQQVTTVTKVVREVQQLDDQAGEYIPVSLGSYSHPSQYVDYIEQPPHHMYSQYHQHPHYQDYDHYPNPYGAYMGYAAGAERPPTPPSPSEHSVDPSPLPLTSQPNAAYVGSGYDELPEHYRVTPSPGGPIGIDPYQDDSAVVYGYVSPSPYGTAPSLSRPYVDSINGPVPVGATMRLFEDEDLQKHVSKMSLHGHNVGLTHDRAHNIASPGSIGGDEDQRGMRWRDPNLTEVIGFLNNPNNVIKANAAAYLQHLCYMDDPNKQKTRALGGIPPLVKLLCHDSIEVYRNSCGALRNLSYGRQNDENKRAIKNAGGIPALINLLRRSNEAEIKELVTGVIWNMSSCEDLKRNIIDDGVITIVTFIIIPHSGWDPQGNHGETCWSTVFRNASGVLRNVSSAGEYARKKLRECEGLVDALLFVVRCAIDKSNIGNKIVENSVCILRNLSYRCQEVEDPNYDKNPLPTQTRVAATSSKGENLGCFGGSKKKKDSQSSDTKENNFSAGAPGSMSSASARGDPVRGMELLWQPEVVQSYLALLQSCSNPETLEAAAGALQNLAACYWQPSIEIRAAVRKEKGLPILVELLRMEVDRVVCAVATALRNLAIDQRNKELIGKYAMRDLVQKLPSGNTQHDQGTSDDTIAAVLATLNEVIKKNAEFSRSLLEAGGVERLMTITRQRQKYTPRVLKFAGQVLFTMWQHQDLRDVYKKHGWKEQDFVTKTVAARNAGPNSPNNANSTLNRPMASQSGTRYEDRTMKRTTAGNRGAGVFQRNDDIPTADMPYPDNPAVMGRSYPPGPGPNPPPVSH
- the p120ctn gene encoding catenin delta-2 isoform X1, with product MSASQLLDSCVLVNRRVEQRREHSITHTEITQRRILQEQGPDMQHYKGPDVSSTLSDGVYHPHSNGQSEHSPNSSHMSVHSDEPLVRNQKQQTTQQVTTVTKVVREVQQLDDQAGEYIPVSLGSYSHPSQYVDYIEQPPHHMYSQYHQHPHYQDYDHYPNPYGAYMGYAAGAERPPTPPSPSEHSVDPSPLPLTSQPNAAYVGSGYDELPEHYRVTPSPGGPIGIDPYQDDSAVVYGYVSPSPYGTAPSLSRPYVDSINGPVPVGATMRLFEDEDLQKHVSKMSLHGHNVGLTHDRAHNIASPGSIGGDEDQRGMRWRDPNLTEVIGFLNNPNNVIKANAAAYLQHLCYMDDPNKQKTRALGGIPPLVKLLCHDSIEVYRNSCGALRNLSYGRQNDENKRAIKNAGGIPALINLLRRSNEAEIKELVTGVIWNMSSCEDLKRNIIDDGVITIVTFIIIPHSGWDPQGNHGETCWSTVFRNASGVLRNVSSAGEYARKKLRECEGLVDALLFVVRCAIDKSNIGNKIVENSVCILRNLSYRCQEVEDPNYDKNPLPTQTRVAATSSKGENLGCFGGSKKKKDSQSSDTKENNFSAGAPGSMSSASARGDPVRGMELLWQPEVVQSYLALLQSCSNPETLEAAAGALQNLAACYWQPSIEIRAAVRKEKGLPILVELLRMEVDRVVCAVATALRNLAIDQRNKELIGKYAMRDLVQKLPSGNTQHDQGTSDDTIAAVLATLNEVIKKNAEFSRSLLEAGGVERLMTITRQRQKYTPRVLKFAGQVLFTMWQHQDLRDVYKKHGWKEQDFVTKTVAARNAGPNSPNNANSTLNRPMASQSGTRYEDRTMKRTTAGNRGAGVFQRNDDIPTADMPYPDNPAVMGRSYPPGPGPNPPPVSH
- the p120ctn gene encoding catenin delta-2 isoform X3 — its product is MQHYKGPDVSSTLSDGVYHPHSNGQSEHSPNSSHMSVHSDEPLVRNQKQQTTQQVTTVTKVVREVQQLDDQAGEYIPVSLGSYSHPSQYVDYIEQPPHHMYSQYHQHPHYQDYDHYPNPYGAYMGYAAGAERPPTPPSPSEHSVDPSPLPLTSQPNAAYVGSGYDELPEHYRVTPSPGGPIGIDPYQDDSAVVYGYVSPSPYGTAPSLSRPYVDSINGPVPVGATMRLFEDEDLQKHVSKMSLHGHNVGLTHDRAHNIASPGSIGGDEDQRGMRWRDPNLTEVIGFLNNPNNVIKANAAAYLQHLCYMDDPNKQKTRALGGIPPLVKLLCHDSIEVYRNSCGALRNLSYGRQNDENKRAIKNAGGIPALINLLRRSNEAEIKELVTGVIWNMSSCEDLKRNIIDDGVITIVTFIIIPHSGWDPQGNHGETCWSTVFRNASGVLRNVSSAGEYARKKLRECEGLVDALLFVVRCAIDKSNIGNKIVENSVCILRNLSYRCQEVEDPNYDKNPLPTQTRVAATSSKGENLGCFGGSKKKKDSQSSDTKENNFSAGAPGSMSSASARGDPVRGMELLWQPEVVQSYLALLQSCSNPETLEAAAGALQNLAACYWQPSIEIRAAVRKEKGLPILVELLRMEVDRVVCAVATALRNLAIDQRNKELIGKYAMRDLVQKLPSGNTQHDQGTSDDTIAAVLATLNEVIKKNAEFSRSLLEAGGVERLMTITRQRQKYTPRVLKFAGQVLFTMWQHQDLRDVYKKHGWKEQDFVTKTVAARNAGPNSPNNANSTLNRPMASQSGTRYEDRTMKRTTAGNRGAGVFQRNDDIPTADMPYPDNPAVMGRSYPPGPGPNPPPVSH